The Lasioglossum baleicum chromosome 10, iyLasBale1, whole genome shotgun sequence genome contains the following window.
TAATTAATGATCGAGTAATAATAACTCATTGTCAGCCTAAAGGGGTAGTCTcgatcgtttccaggattgcgagagagcgggattcgccttctcatttctcgataatgcaaagatgggggttttcagtagtcaaaagcgctagataagaggtcaatctaggccgcatGCAGTCGCCcccacattttcaattttatgtttacgtggcgtaatttgcattattcgcatAAATGCTACGCgtgtatagctattttcataaagctgcaaattacgcctcgtaaacgtaaacggtctagattgatctcttatctagcgcttttggctactgaaaaaaTCCATCTTTATTCgcattatcgaaaaatgagGAGGCGCGTCCCGCACCCCTGCAATCGTGGAAACGAGACACTCCATTAAAAGTTAAATTAAACTCAGGGATAACATATACAGCCAAGTGTTTTATTCcattagaaaaaatactaaaatgtattggaACTTAAAGAATAAGTTAACATATATAAATGTGTAGATGATGAGTGAAGTTTTGTTTTAAAACTAAAAGCCTAGGAAACAGAATTATTGTAGTATTAAACATATATATAAAAGACGGAAATCTATTAAATGGAtgataatgaaatatttctataaataataatatttattttcaatcaataacaattgttaaaattaataaatctgaTAGATGTGGACATTAACTAATATGCttgctttttttttaattgcattactttttaatttaaaatatataaactgtacatatatttataagtggtatatatatatctatgtatatatatatattttcgtatgtttttttttatataatagttGTGAGCAtgataaattaataatacattaacatatttttaCACGTGGCAGTTGAGTTGTATGAGAAATAACTTCTCTGTTTCCAAAGAAACGATAAAATTCGCAAAAGCCTTGCTTTATCTCTATAATTCTCTTGTTCACGTTTTTCAAACGCAGTTTTGTTGTGTTCTCTATATTTAATGTATCCTACTCAGTCCTTCCcgaaaagaaaaagattaaaacaCAGAAATGCAATGTTGTACGATTGACTTAAAATACGCAACAAACGACGGCACGAAATTACAAAACAAGAGTATAATATTCACGTTTCAAGGTATTGTTTCTACATTGTCACATCGAACTTGCTCGCAGATTTCTTTCGAACGAGTACGAAGAAGCGTGATTCGATGGAAATTAAATTATCGTTCCAATGGAATTTAAAGAGGAGCCTCGAACCGAAATTCTTCTTCAGAACCTAATTTAGATGATTTTATAATTCCAGTTTTACAAATGATTCTAACATAGGCGTACAATTGACCTCACCGTTTTCGGTAAGGTCTACCGAGTAGGGCTGTTACTtcccttcgaaggtcgaagactTTCaagcttcgaatttcgaagcttcgatttctgaAACTTTGAAGGTGaggagtagactgcggatatttatgcaattttcagtttttgtaggcatattttaagaaagtggagacaaataaaatctgatttgcagtggtagtagcctttgcagatttgaaataaataaagctcgtactaaattctgtggaattttatattgtagcaatttttgaaaaatttcaaaagccacaaatgcataaagatccgcagtttagtgatgAGAATCGAAATTTCGAAGCTTCTAATTAAAGCTTTACTTTACAttgaaaattctgtgaaaattctgtcttcgaagagtcgaagcaCCGTAAAAGTAACAGTCCTACCACCGAGCCTCACTTTCACCGATAcgtattttaatttgataaatatacATGCGCGTGTGTAGGTGTGTCGTGTGTATGCACACAAGTATACATGTGCGTgtataattcattttttaatcttACCTAAATGTTTCACGAATGCATGAATTCATTATCGATACACGAAAAACATAGTTCACGTTGCGTCTAGGATACACGGATTACGGTTGCATCGAAACGATGAGAAACGAAGCTGTGGTCGAGAAGAATAAAAACGAACGATAAACAAACAACGTAAAGAAGAAATGGACGAACAGAGATGCGTAATCGATGTGTGTAAGACGAGAGAATTAAGTTAACCGATCCTGTTGCGTTCCGcaaattaaattagtaaaaaCATATCCGTTCATAGAATATTTGATATCCTCGCTGATCGGCCCGCAGGCAGACTTACATTCTAGAAGTAGGTTTCACCGGGATTCTCACCCCACTGTACAATTGTTCTTTATAaataattcttataaattaGAATTAGTCTACGGTTTTCGATTTGACATTGAAAAACGTACAATTTACATAATATTCTCTTTACGGTAATCCACCATTAATACTGAGTGTCCCCTACCCTTATCATCCCCCCATCCCACCGCGCACGTCTCAAAAACCCCACCCTGTTCTTGCAGTTCCTCAGCCAATCGTTCTGTGACAAGTTTGGTCGGTGGCTTCTTTTCGCGTCTCTGTAcgttttctttccttttccttttctctCCGATTGAATCGGATCGAACAGGGGCAGACGAATCGAATGATTAAATTAACTTAATGCTCTAATAAAGGGGTAAGTTTCAGCTGCCTTGGTAGGGCATTTGATCGGGAACGGCGGACGAATGATTCTGATTCGGACTTTGATGAAAATGTGGATTACTCCCGTCTTGCGATAGATCACCGACTGCAGGTTCTTCGTACTTCCCCCTCTTAAACCGACCGTACAGCGACGAATAGGGTAGATTGTAGTGAATGGCTGCTTGATTGATGCTCATGTGTCCCAGTCTGAAACACGGAAACCAAACGCAGTCTCCGTTAGTTTACGAGGCCGCTAGATGCATTGCTTGAGAGTGTCGTATTTTTAATCCGAAACATTCAACCACTTCGTTGCTAGATTTCGATCGAGGTCTTAGACATTCGTTTGTAGAACTTCAATCTCTAAAGATCTGCATTTTCATGTGTATTAGGTAGAGATTGTACAGCTTCGGGAACTACGACAGATTAATTTCGAAGATCATTAAACGTATAGCTATGTTGACTTTTCTTTTTACAGTTGTGCTATTATTTCCGCGTAATCAGTTACACTCTCGTCCATAAGCCACCGGACACTGTCAGGACACTGTAATTAAAGAgcacaagcttccagcttgattttgttatattttgattagattaaaaaattgaatctaTGCATatgctatttgaataaatgttggaattAAGACATTGAGATATTGTGGGCATGAATATGGACAGCTCTAGAAgtcaaattggaaaacaattaccccactgaaattttaaaatctagaaaatataggatattttggtcagattcgatttacatgttctttacgttcgaaaaaattagtaagtaccatttttatttcataatataagtcctttaaccctttgcaatcgaATGGTGACCATTTTAAATGATCAAATTCTTCTTTATTCTTGTAAAAATGTAAaagaagatgtaaaaatcttgagAGTGAAAGACATGTCTTGATTTCGgagttaaaattgcttcgagtgcaaagggttgataacaaaaaaatcgtctgcatcgaaatttgaataagtgtccggtgacttatggacgAGAGTGTATGTCGtcagtagactgcgggtctttatgcgaaatcaaaCTTtcctgcatcgattacaagtagacagcggatctttctgcaaaataaaaatgttctacctgaatcgcaacaaactggagcgaaacaggagtttattttctttaaataataaatagtattttaaaattcttctaatgttttaactgttttaaattacacctactcatttctgtcacgaatgcatcaaatccgctgtctgattATAAGAAGCAATTCCAGCTGTTTCTCGTGAAcgcatacaatccgcagtccagtcatCAATTACGCCCGTCGTTAGCTCGATCTGTATAAAAATTTAAGCATCGCCAAGGAGCAATTTTACCTGACGGCTTCGAGTGCTTCTGTCATAGCATCCTCGCTCCATGGCGTAGGATTACTTCTGCTCAATTCGATTCCTTCCCTCTTACATCTACCGTACAAGGTCCCTGTTGGAATACCGAATTCGGTGGAAGCTCTCTGCACAGACGTTTGACCAGACCTTATTGCTTCTAAAGCGCGGTCCAGATCAGCGGGCGACCATGTGGTAGGACTGGCGTTAAACGGCGCAGCCAATCTGATGCCTTCCCTCCTCGCGATTTTGTACAACGTGCTCGAAGGTATTCCAAACGCTTTCGACGCCTTGTTAGCCGAGATCGTGCCTGTTCTCAGCGCTTCGAGGGCGTTGTTCAGACTTTCGTCGCTCCACGATTTCGTTGGTCCATCCTTTTTTGGTGTGTCTATGCCTAACCGGTGCGCTCTTTGCCATAATGTCGTCGATGGTATGCCGAAGGTTGCTGAAATCATTTAGTCAAGAGTCAGGAATAGTAGCGCGAGTATTATCGAAAGATTAACATGTTCACAATTAAGATGAACGAACGAATGTGAACATATCAAAGTCATTTAAGCATCAGGTCATCCTGTTAGGTCATAGTTTCCCAACTTTCTATTATATTATAACCGAAATGAAACAAGTACGAATTCGGCGTCTAAGTTAGAAAATTGTGTAACAGACGAAGCATTCTACAGCACGGAGTGCTTGTAAAATTATGCAAACGTTTGAAAAGATTGTGGATAGTGATAAGAGTTCTTATTTTTCGACTAGCTCTTCAACGCTTCCTTATTGTACCTACGGTACGAGCAACAGAGTGACGCCCACGTCGGGAAACTATGTATTAGGATACACTCCCTtccataagtcaccggacacttataatattgaccaaaatatcctatatttcttaaattttaaaatgtcAGTGGGGTAATTGTCTTCCAATTTGGCTTCTGGAGCTGTCCATGATCAttccacaatttctcaatctctcaattccaacatttattcaaatagtatatgtatatatttaattttgcatttaaaataaaagaataaagTCAAGCTGGGAGCTTGTACTCTTTCATTACCATTTCGTTGAATAATCAAATCAAATATTATCGcgtataatagctacatctaatcgAAATATAATCAAGCTGGAAGCCTGTACTTTTTGATTACCATTTCGTCGAAGATATATAAGAgagtgtccggtgatttacgGACGGGAGTGTATGCATTCTTATTTCTCGTGTTGCTTTAAATACATACAGAAACAGAATGTTTCGAAGAAGCTGTCTGGAACTGGGGTGGACAGATTCATAGAGATCAGTTGATGATTAATTACCGGAGGCTTTGGTCAAGCTCATGTCATGGTTCCTTAAAGCTTCTAAAGCGGCGTCCATGTCTTCCTGGGTCCACGATTTCGAACCGTGATGATGAGAGCTCGACTGTCCCGAATGGCCTCTCGAGTTGTTTTCACCGGAATCCGAGTGGACGGAACTTCCAGAGGGCATTAAACCAAGCAGCTCCGGCGTGATCATCATCATGTTGTCGCTGTCTGCTGCGTTCTTCGAACTGACACTCGCCCGGTCCGACATGTGGCTGTCGATGTCGATTGTGTCCGACGAGTCCATCGTGTGCAACGTTTCGAACTTTATCTTCACACTGTCACAATTCTGAATCTCTGTAAGCACACGCGGAGAACGATGACACTGTTGTTCCCATTTGGACCGCGACGATCGAAGATGATTGCGAACAGATATACAAAGGCAGCGGTACTATTTCTCTTTTACCAACCACCTGAATCTCACGAAAGAAGCGGCGACTAAGGCAAAGCTAGATGCGTGCACTAAATGAGGTTGCGTGGGCTGTTACGAACCGAGCAACGCAAATCTAATCGCGACTAGTTAAGCCTGATTAGACCAATTATTTTGATTCTCCTCCCCGTCTAAACGCACGACTGTGCTTTTACTCCCCCTAACGATTCACCACCAGCATCATTGAACGCGTAATACCACCCCCTACGAAGAGTACTTCGATAGAAATTAACATCgctttttacaaattaatatCTATACACCATTTATCCGTAACCCTATGTGTAAAAAGTACGTGGCAATCTTCAACGAGTAGATTACAGTATTGAATGTAATATTTTCTTGCTTAGGGCAGCACGGAATTGTCGATGGTGATGACACGACTAATAAATCATGTTAAATCCAGAATGAAAGTACACCTGTGGAATGGTGATCCGGGTCCCTCAGGTGGGTAATCGTAGTGCCCACCAATGTGGCGCTAGGTGGGGTGGGCTGGGTCTCTGGGGGTAGATCGACTTCCCCAGGATCCGGATGGTGTCCATAGTGTCCGAGACCTGTATGACAGAACATGTCACCTATTAATTACAAGTGAAAAGAGTCTGTCCCGTTATTTCTTGAAGTGGCGAACCGCCCCACACCTTAGAACCATCACATTCTTCTTCGCCCCCGGACTGTATagcagaattttcaaaaatcgaatATCTTCGAAGAACACATCCCGTCCAATCCCGTCcgtaaatcaccggacacttatctTCACACACACAActtctatattaatttttttcttcgtatgaatataaaattaatcgtacaatacttaaatgtttagtgccGCCTCAGAGTTCCACTCAAGTGCTAAGTGTTAagaataatttattgatttaactcatctaatatttattcaatattatttgattttttaactatACTTTTATACTGCATGGACGACATTCAAGATGAGCGATTATATTTACGAGTTAACCCTATGCaatcggagctatttcaactaaaaaattaaacatttcttccgaactaaaataattccattctgtattaacttttttctttgtatgaatataaaattgatgtgATACCTCCTACGAACCTTAAATGTTTACtgatattgattagataccaacatatttgataatgtaaacaatattttaaataattatgaaaaagggcctggaaagtattccgaatttaatgaaattttggcacgtcatttgggggtacactggggagtcgaatctgagttttcgacctcgaggaccctgtgctaacttggggaaggggaaaaaaccaccaaaaactttcaatttcctgctaaatgtcaaaTTGtaaggctcaaaatgtcattttgagaaacatttcctaattttgaacgcctgtctctcggtacctattgggtcaaaaaatacgtcggaatagtgaaatttgaaggaaatttaatgctcttttcatttatgaaaagaaaaagttcgtaggacccatagtttttgagttataggcgaaataccaaaaacaggtaacaaaaatcatgGTTTTTTCCCCTTCCCCAAGTTAGTACacggtcctcgaggtcgaaaactcagattcgactccccagtgtaccccccaaatgacgtgccaaaatttcatcgagttcggaatactttccaggtaaaggTACCTGGCGATTGGGCTattagtggcgactctgagtcacaaccacaaagggttaataacaaaaCACCGTCTATATCCAAATTTGAGTAAGTGTCCAGCGACTTACGGACGGGAGTGtatataaataagaaagtatACAGAGTGCATTAACACTTCACACCTACTTTACACTATCCCGTAAAGTATCAACTCTTTCAATAACACGAAGGGGTGCAGTTGTCGATAAAGATGTTCATCTTCGTTCAATTAAAGAGACCTTCGAGTTCCGTTTTTGTTGTGGAGTATTCTTCCGACGTGAAACCGGCGTGTAGAACTTTAACCCTATGATTGAAATGCATGCGAGGGTTCAGGTGTGGGGCGTAGACTCCGATTCATCGACTTAccgttgttattgttgtttGCACCGTTACCgttgttattattgttgttattgttattggtcCGTTGGCACGTTTCCAAGACTACTGTTGCTGTTGTGGCCTCCGTGCAATCTTCATCTTCGGTCTGCCAGTCTCTGTGATTCTGTGGAGTATCCGGTACAAATTTAGCGACGACCGTGACGAGATGGTAGTTCGTTGGACGGCTGTCACGTTCTCATGCTTTTCCCTTTGCGTCACGGTTCCCATCCACCCCCAGCTTCCTTTTTTTCCCCTCGTAAACAGCCGTCACAAACGTGTACACTGTAATAAAACTTACTTCTTTGTTCTCCGGATTGTAATTCCCGTTCGATTCCTCCTCTTTGTATCTGTCGTAGTGCCTCGAATCCGTTGCGCGAGGCTCGAACGTGGTCCTCGCTCGTTTGTACCGCCTCTTTAACTTGCTGAAATTTATCCTGGGAGTGCCTGGTTCCCGTGGTGGCGAGCTCAGACTCACCGATGGCGGACCGTCCCTGCTCTCCGGCACCTCGCACAGGCCCTTGATCTTCAGCTGATCTGCCGTTTTCAATAACGACTGCAACAAGATCACAAAACGTCCCGTAAGTTACTTGTTCTAACTTCTAACCGCGCAACTGTCAACGCGTTGTTGACGATGTTGTGTACACCGTGTACCCGACGTTCTCTAGACCAACGCAATAAATGGCAACCGGATAATCAAAATTTTCGCAGAAACTGAAGTTCAGTACAGAACAGGACAGCGGAGCTTGCAGAAATATTTCGGAAGAATGTTGTAGCGGAAAATGTCTTCGGACATCGTCTAACTACGTCGACGGAAGACTTCCTGCTGGGAGATCCGCTTAGAACGAGGGTGGTCTACATTTGTGTTGGAATTCAGgcatattttcggaaatgacAGTGATTCGGACGAGACCAACGAGGTGGATGATGCACAAGGCCGAATAAGGAACAGCGTGAACCGCGTTCCGAGGGGGCTGAAGAAGAAGAGACTAGCCAGACAGAGGCGGAGGCCGACGGATTTGCATATTCCTGGTAAAACCCCGTCGTCCTTACGCTCCGTCCCCGACGGATACAGTTTCATGTTGCAGTTGCCGTCTGCCGTCGTGGCGGCTCGGTCTAAAATCAGTTTCCACGATCCAGTTTCGGTGTGCAGCGATTCATCGGCGTAGTGCGTCGACCCGTGTCGAGCagcgcggcggcggcgacgtCCTCCCTGCGACTACACATTCATCCCAGCCCTATTCCTCCCCTCCCGTCTTCGGTGATCTTAACCTTGAGACCGGTGCACGAGGGAAAcactgaagaagaagaagaagacgaagaagaagaagaagaaataaagGAGGCAAAGAGGGAACAGCGAAGATCACGCTGAAGAAAGAGGAAAGGAGTAACGAGCTTGCGGTTTACTTGGAGTCGGAAGAGGGTGTGCGGCAGAGATACGAGGGGGAGGAGGAGAAAATAAAAGAACGGTACGAGAGAGCGACTTCCGCATGACGGAACGGAGTCGCGACAAGAATTTTCAGGGCGGCTCGTTCGACCACGTGGCGGCTGAAGGATGATGTTCCGTTTCCGGGAACGATCGAGACAACGGTGTACCGCGTGTACGTcttaagaagaggaagaagaggaactCAGTTCACTGAAGTAGTGCAAACAATCTTCGGGTAGAACGAAaacagagaaaaaaggaaaatagGAAACCGAGAGAAGAGTGGATGGACAGAGTCGGTCAAAAAATAGAAACGATAGAAAAAAGGAATGGGAAAAGAGAAGAGAGACGATGGGAAATGGGAAGGGTGGGAGAGGCGAATGAACGAGAGCGAGGGCCGCGTTGAAGTTGAGGCTCTCTGTTCTTTAATCAAGGCAGGGGTGGTGCGATTAGGCGGGGTCGGTAAGGGGACAGGCGGTATGAGAGCGGCAGTggtggcggtggcggcggcggcggcggcggcggcaacgACGCGGCTTGGGGGGAGAGGGTGAGGAAGTAGAGGAAGAGTTAGGCGATGGAAGCAGAGGTTCAGGTGGGGGTTTAGGCAGGCTGCGTCGGGGGTGTCGGTGGCGGCTGGAAAGCGGAGCGTGGGTGGAAAACTGGGTGGCGGTGGGTAGGACTAGGTTCACAGCGGTATGGCTGGAGAAGAAGAGAGTCGgagcgacgagagagagagagagagagagagagagagagagagagagagcgagaacgagagagagagagagagagccagcgagcgagggagagagggaaGGAATCTGACTGAGCTAGCGATTGAGTGAGCAGCCGCGGGAGTGACGAAGAGAGTCGAGGTGGGAGAGAGATGCAGAGGCAAAAACGCCCGCAGGAAGAATGGGGAGGCCTCCGACGCGGCTGTCGCGGCCCCAGGGCCGTATCGACCACCCCCAACCCCCGATTCTCTCTACGGCACTCGCGACGGCACCGACACCGATGACTTCCAACCGTTTCCACGCACACATCCTACCCTCTCTGTTGCTCCACTCATCTCTCTCCAGCACCCCGTCGtcccctcccctctctctctgtccttcACACGCCTCCCCGTGCTGCTTGTGAACGGATACGTATAACCGCGTCGAAATGTCCGCGAATCTTCGGGCTCGACAATCCGTGAGTTTCGTAGTATTGGTCGCAGCAGGGTGATCGAACTTCCCTGTCGGACGTGCATGCCACGGCGACAGCGATGGCGCGACGAACCCGGCCTCTCGAGTAATTAGGACTCTCGACGGTGCTTCGACCACGATGCGTTTTTTTAAAGACTGATTTTTCAGATTTATCTCGTAGCCTTCCAGAGAATACATgaatatcgagaatataataCCTTGAACTATCTATACCAATCGAACAAGGTTCCTCTAACGTAACGATGTACGAAATGTACATAGTAGATTTTCCGGCGATGAACGACTCGTCATGGTTCGATTAAACGAAATACAGTAGGCGAAGGAAGAAGGAAGAACGGAGACAAGCAGTGGTTTAACGACACACGAACGACGATGGCGATGGGACTTGGAGAACCACGGACGGTAGGCAATGGGTTGGTAGGGTAGTGCGGGTGTCGGTGCAGGGGTTAGGGAGCGGGTGGGTAGTTGGTTGGTTCGGCGGTGGATGCATAGGGGTGGTGCCATCGGTTCGGAGGCAAGAGGGAAAGCCACCGGCAGAATCCAACCTCACCAATCAATACTTAGGGTTCAAGGGCATCGCCCGACCAATTATCCCAGACTAATTGACGCGAGACGAGAGAAAAAAATTCTACCCCTGTTCGGGTACTTCCGATCTGTGCCTTCGCCATGGGCAACGCCGCCTTTCGACGCGACGTGTCTGTCGAACGTCTCGGGAAAAATGTTCGCGAAAAGTCCGTAACCGATCGGACGAAGCTACGGTCAAACTCGATGGGGAACTGTGTCCGTGACGAACGAGGGATCGCCTTCGATTTAGATTTCACTCAGCCCCGCTTCGCCCGAACCACCCCTTGGCCACGTCTAGACGGAGAAGCGTCGCGAGACGAAGGTTCGACGATTTCTCCCGTGGGAATCGAAGATGAGGACAAAGTTTGGTTGGGGGAGAGAAACGCGTGTCCTGAAGGCGGGAAAAAGCGTAAAAGAGCGAACAGGGAAGTCGCGCGGGGGGTTGTTGAATCGTTGAAAGATGTTCGCGTCAGGGCGCGAACGCGACGTGGggtggagagagaaagagagagagagagagagttctttCGCAGGAAGAAATAAGGGGacgatagaacgagagaagTCCaacaggtgtaaatccgcaaaAAGATCGACCGTGGAATCGTTTCACGGGAACAGGAAGGACACGATGGGGTGGCTGGGGGTTGCTCGCCGTAAGACCGTACCAAGAGACGGGTATAAAGGTACATTATACAGAGACATACCGGCGTAGGAAGGAAGAGAGACCCAGTGAGCTACAGGAAGAAGAGAGCAAGGGGGAGAGCAGAAAGAATGGGTCAGAGGGAGAAAGGTGGATGTGAAAGAGAGAAACCAGGAGGAAAGCGGAGAGGAGAACGCACAGGGGAATCCCCGAAGATGGTCGTAGGGTCTCCACTATTACGAATACGGCGCCATAACGGAATTGATAATGTAACGGGCGTCACGAGCATAACCTTCCTCTCTTCTTCTCCACGCTACATAACCTCCTTTCTGAATGGAAGCGCGACTCCGGTCACCACGTGCTCCTCGAGCAAACGCAAGAATACGACAGACGCCGAAGATGCGAGTATTTTCGTCGCGTCTTCCGTCCAAATTACCATACGTCCGCGGAGCCTATACTTCTTCCAACCATTTTCCCAATTAATCTCGCGATTCGAAACGGAACAATATGCGTTGTACTCGATTCTAAATACTTCACGCTCGATCTATAATTGAGTAACCGAAATTGATTCCTCAGCTTCTACTACGTCTCGATCTGCGATCATCGGGAGGCTGTTTAACGATCTAACACAGCATGGTCTAACCCGGCGAGATAAGACGTGCGTGTCGGAAATGTTTACGAATGTGAAACGGAGAAGCCTGATAATGTGGATAGCGCAGTTTCGCAGGCGTTCCAAAGGATTCCTGTACACGACCCGGCCTGCCGCACGAGCGTTCTGCACTCTTCGCGAGAGAGAACGATTTTTCGTGAGACGTATGTATGTACGTGTCGAGGAGAAACGATTAACACAATTCACACGGTTGTCGCGCGCTTGGTCAAACAGAGAATTCAACCGGTCCACCAATTCGATCTCGCGATTATACGTAAGTCGCGAAATGTGTTAATCCTGTGGCAGAGGCGCGTTCGCGACGTTTACACGTTGCACGATGATTTATTCAACACCGTGGCGACTGGCGACACACTGCACGCGTTTGATCGACGCCTCATGTATCGGGACCCGCGCGTTCGTTCCTGGAGCGGATTATATTCGAGCGTCGCGGACTTCGTAAACACTTCGCGAACGCGCCCGGCACCTCGTatcggcgcgccgcgccgcgccgcgtctgtGTTTCATTCATGAGAAAAAGACACTTCTTCTTCTTTGCATGTAatcacgccgcgccggttctcGGATAACAGCGGACGAGCGAATTTCCGTCGGAGCGAATAGCCGTGAAAGTGGGATCCACGTGAAACCGTTCCGGCGCAcaaaaatatctcggaaacacgATGGCTCACGTGCACGAGACGGTCGTCCGACATTCGGCGGGCACATCCAGTCGTCTATCCATGCGAAAAACTTTTGCCTCTCTTGTTCGTTGATTCGTTtgtactccctctctctctctctctcgctctctcacacacacacacactcagaCACacactctttctctcgctcgtaCGATCTCCCGCTTGATCGTTCACTCTCGtgcctatctctctctctcgctccgctattttccctctctctttctcgtcttTCCGTGTCTCGCCGGTTCGCAGACGGTCGAAAGAGAAGTCCGTCGGAGCAATGGCCAGTGTAATAACGCGACGCGGCTCGTAAGCAAGACAACACCACTGTGTTCCATCGTGGCGCGAACGAAGTTGTATCGTTTATCACTCACCTGGCTACGATGGTCCGTGGGCGAACGGTCCCTCGTCGAGAGAGCGGA
Protein-coding sequences here:
- the Psq gene encoding pipsqueak isoform X4; protein product: MPCALSTERRMPFHFRWASPRRRSGPARNYPLVLRGRNLLVHGFVWLFHDVDSTNAADTRSFPRRDFCASSSSSSSPPPSPPPSSFSSFTSTSSFSSSFFFFFSSSSLSSSLSGSSSPFSCRCISFARLCISPSTSSFLYSYRSSYFIIAVVAVVTSLFFPSSLISTLSLRVFPSSSSSSSSSASTSYVSALSTRDRSPTDHRSQSLLKTADQLKIKGLCEVPESRDGPPSVSLSSPPREPGTPRINFSKLKRRYKRARTTFEPRATDSRHYDRYKEEESNGNYNPENKENHRDWQTEDEDCTEATTATVVLETCQRTNNNNNNNNNGNGANNNNNGDMFCHTGLGHYGHHPDPGEVDLPPETQPTPPSATLVGTTITHLRDPDHHSTEIQNCDSVKIKFETLHTMDSSDTIDIDSHMSDRASVSSKNAADSDNMMMITPELLGLMPSGSSVHSDSGENNSRGHSGQSSSHHHGSKSWTQEDMDAALEALRNHDMSLTKASATFGIPSTTLWQRAHRLGIDTPKKDGPTKSWSDESLNNALEALRTGTISANKASKAFGIPSSTLYKIARREGIRLAAPFNASPTTWSPADLDRALEAIRSGQTSVQRASTEFGIPTGTLYGRCKREGIELSRSNPTPWSEDAMTEALEAVSSRSCTIST
- the Psq gene encoding pipsqueak isoform X6; translated protein: MVSGGMAGQHYCLRWNNYQSNMTSVFHQLLQTEAFVDVTLACNEASLKAHKVVLSACSSYFQKLLLSNPCKHPTIIMPQDVCFNDLKFIIEFVYRGEIDVSQAELQSLLKTADQLKIKGLCEVPESRDGPPSVSLSSPPREPGTPRINFSKLKRRYKRARTTFEPRATDSRHYDRYKEEESNGNYNPENKENHRDWQTEDEDCTEATTATVVLETCQRTNNNNNNNNNGNGANNNNNGDMFCHTGLGHYGHHPDPGEVDLPPETQPTPPSATLVGTTITHLRDPDHHSTEIQNCDSVKIKFETLHTMDSSDTIDIDSHMSDRASVSSKNAADSDNMMMITPELLGLMPSGSSVHSDSGENNSRGHSGQSSSHHHGSKSWTQEDMDAALEALRNHDMSLTKASATFGIPSTTLWQRAHRLGIDTPKKDGPTKSWSDESLNNALEALRTGTISANKASKAFGIPSSTLYKIARREGIRLAAPFNASPTTWSPADLDRALEAIRSGQTSVQRASTEFGIPTGTLYGRCKREGIELSRSNPTPWSEDAMTEALEAVRLGHMSINQAAIHYNLPYSSLYGRFKRGKYEEPAVGDLSQDGSNPHFHQSPNQNHSSAVPDQMPYQGS
- the Psq gene encoding pipsqueak isoform X1; amino-acid sequence: MPCALSTERRMPFHFRWASPRRRSGPARNYPLVLRGRNLLVHGFVWLFHDVDSTNAADTRSFPRRDFCASSSSSSSPPPSPPPSSFSSFTSTSSFSSSFFFFFSSSSLSSSLSGSSSPFSCRCISFARLCISPSTSSFLYSYRSSYFIIAVVAVVTSLFFPSSLISTLSLRVFPSSSSSSSSSASTSYVSALSTRDRSPTDHRSQSLLKTADQLKIKGLCEVPESRDGPPSVSLSSPPREPGTPRINFSKLKRRYKRARTTFEPRATDSRHYDRYKEEESNGNYNPENKENHRDWQTEDEDCTEATTATVVLETCQRTNNNNNNNNNGNGANNNNNGDMFCHTGLGHYGHHPDPGEVDLPPETQPTPPSATLVGTTITHLRDPDHHSTEIQNCDSVKIKFETLHTMDSSDTIDIDSHMSDRASVSSKNAADSDNMMMITPELLGLMPSGSSVHSDSGENNSRGHSGQSSSHHHGSKSWTQEDMDAALEALRNHDMSLTKASATFGIPSTTLWQRAHRLGIDTPKKDGPTKSWSDESLNNALEALRTGTISANKASKAFGIPSSTLYKIARREGIRLAAPFNASPTTWSPADLDRALEAIRSGQTSVQRASTEFGIPTGTLYGRCKREGIELSRSNPTPWSEDAMTEALEAVRLGHMSINQAAIHYNLPYSSLYGRFKRGKYEEPAVGDLSQDGSNPHFHQSPNQNHSSAVPDQMPYQGS